From the Candidatus Brocadia sp. genome, one window contains:
- a CDS encoding elongation factor Ts — MADTASIMKLREQTGAGILECRNALDDVKGDFEKALEIIKKKGIAKAAKKEQRITAEGRIGTYIHTNGKLGVMVELNCETDFVAKNEVFQQLLKDICMQVAATKPIAIRREDVPGHIVEEQKKIFMEETKGKPANIIEKIIAGKLDSFYKEKCLLEQPFIKDNTQTIQDLLVANIAKIGENIKVNRFIRFEVGEC; from the coding sequence ATGGCTGATACAGCGAGTATCATGAAATTGAGAGAACAAACAGGGGCGGGAATATTGGAATGCAGAAACGCCCTGGATGATGTGAAAGGTGACTTCGAAAAAGCCCTGGAAATCATCAAAAAGAAGGGCATTGCTAAGGCAGCAAAAAAAGAGCAGCGAATAACGGCTGAAGGCAGAATTGGTACCTATATTCATACAAATGGGAAATTAGGGGTAATGGTTGAACTGAATTGTGAGACTGATTTTGTGGCAAAGAATGAGGTTTTCCAGCAATTATTAAAGGATATCTGCATGCAGGTGGCTGCCACAAAACCAATAGCAATAAGAAGAGAGGATGTTCCCGGCCATATTGTAGAAGAGCAGAAAAAGATATTTATGGAAGAGACTAAAGGAAAACCTGCAAATATCATAGAAAAGATTATCGCGGGAAAACTAGATAGCTTTTACAAAGAAAAATGCCTCCTGGAGCAACCATTCATAAAGGATAATACCCAGACAATTCAGGATTTATTAGTTGCAAATATTGCAAAAATAGGGGAAAATATTAAAGTCAATCGCTTTATTCGATTCGAAGTAGGAGAATGTTAA
- a CDS encoding UMP kinase, with translation MKSNRKYKRVLLKVSGEGFGDEGGRGLESERFIALAKEIQKICKEGVELAIVVGGGNILRGAKLGNTGKSRVQADQVGMIATVINALLLQDMLEGLSVKAHVVSAIEIKNITEPFILRNCLRYLKEKNVVIFAGGTGNPYFTTDTAAALRAIEINADIMLKATQVDGVYTDDPMKNASAKLYKKLTYMDVLSKRLGVMDLTAISLSMENKLPIIVFNINNRKNIEKAISGKPVGTYIGE, from the coding sequence ATGAAAAGCAATAGAAAGTATAAGCGAGTATTGTTGAAAGTAAGTGGCGAAGGTTTTGGTGATGAGGGAGGGCGTGGCCTCGAGTCGGAACGGTTTATTGCCTTAGCCAAAGAGATTCAAAAAATTTGCAAGGAGGGAGTAGAACTAGCGATTGTTGTTGGGGGTGGCAATATTCTTCGTGGCGCCAAACTTGGCAATACGGGTAAGTCGCGTGTACAGGCCGATCAGGTTGGTATGATTGCGACGGTGATTAATGCATTGCTCCTGCAAGACATGTTAGAAGGATTGTCTGTTAAGGCGCATGTTGTTAGCGCTATCGAAATTAAAAATATAACAGAACCCTTTATATTGCGAAATTGCTTACGATATTTAAAAGAAAAAAATGTTGTTATCTTTGCCGGGGGGACAGGAAATCCTTACTTTACAACGGATACAGCGGCTGCCCTTCGCGCGATTGAAATTAACGCAGACATCATGCTAAAGGCAACACAGGTCGATGGCGTATATACGGATGATCCTATGAAAAATGCATCTGCAAAATTATATAAAAAACTAACGTATATGGACGTGCTGAGCAAACGGTTGGGGGTGATGGATCTAACAGCTATTTCCTTGAGTATGGAAAATAAATTACCGATTATTGTTTTTAACATAAATAACCGTAAAAACATTGAAAAGGCGATTTCTGGGAAACCTGTTGGAACATATATCGGGGAATAA